Proteins from a single region of Apium graveolens cultivar Ventura chromosome 7, ASM990537v1, whole genome shotgun sequence:
- the LOC141671353 gene encoding uncharacterized protein LOC141671353, whose product MESVGSNSPSSNNNRPQRRFCPTQPLAERVIRALRHGLRLLHRSSATFYILGATANVYTVTISSTPTCSCPDRTTPCKHILFVYIQVLNISLDDACLWRRTLRPCQLQRLLSAPMSNKAIAGASIRERFHQLFFQETQCGGTSSSNANQQSLKIEDGTLCPVCLEEMTLQEKLIACATCNNLIHDECMTAWKKSSRRRSISCVICRARWKSARDREDQIKYLNLSAYVRNQDDMVQAD is encoded by the coding sequence ATGGAGTCAGTTGGCTCAAACTCACCCTCGTCCAACAATAACCGCCCCCAACGCCGTTTCTGCCCCACGCAACCCTTAGCCGAACGCGTAATTCGCGCACTCCGCCACGGCCTTCGCCTCCTCCACCGCTCCTCCGCCACCTTTTACATACTTGGCGCCACTGCCAACGTGTACACCGTCACTATATCATCTACCCCAACATGTTCATGCCCTGACCGTACCACTCCATGCAAACACATACTCTTCGTCTACATTCAAGTCCTAAACATCTCCCTAGACGATGCATGTCTGTGGCGGAGGACTCTACGTCCTTGCCAGCTACAACGCCTACTCTCTGCCCCTATGTCCAACAAAGCCATAGCCGGAGCTAGCATTCGCGAAAGATTTCATCAGCTATTTTTCCAAGAAACACAATGTGGTGGTACTAGTAGTAGTAATGCTAATCAACAATCTTTAAAAATCGAAGATGGGACGTTATGTCCTGTTTGTTTGGAGGAAATGACATTGCAAGAGAAGCTTATTGCATGTGCCACGTGTAATAATTTGATACATGATGAATGCATGACAGCATGGAAGAAAAGTAGCCGGAGAAGGTCGATTAGCTGTGTGATTTGTAGGGCAAGGTGGAAATCAGCTAGGGATAGGGAAGAtcagattaaatatttaaatttatcaGCTTATGTAAGGAATCAGGATGACATGGTACAAGCTGATTGA
- the LOC141671352 gene encoding ultraviolet-B receptor UVR8: protein MDVGKHQDFGTLPDKIIQLAAGESHTLALTGDGSVYSWGRGMFGRLGTGSEADELIPTRVKFELDENGGEIDQVKIVGIAAGSYHSLALADDGSVWSWGYNSYGQLGYEGENSSLPHLVEGFHDLESPDSVTDGSKMKTKPALKILSVKAGGMMSLAIDSLGALWMWGNYPQNILGGEAELLHSSSSTPVPVRDFRGHTVVKAACGNEHVVALVSACETPSGGDLICYSWGVNRQGQLGLGDKENRLSPEIINTFNIESPWAVYDVACGGSHTAVLAYKKSSSDKSESLCLTFGLGDNGQLGQGTTQSALFPKPVKDLPNNVFLISVDCGLFHTSVVSSAGDVWSWGMEKGYGLCPDATFTSTDAGDALYPRLISCTELYGPRFPEPVQIVCGAAHTILAAAGGYKLWSWGRGQSGLLGNGNTINCMDPSTVLWPPVGNHDKEEIPANGGGDKQSILKDQVDTEDKRRLSAALEEMKLLQMKLSTMEKYTSILHGSVFGKPFREQDIPITLQNTGTFDIAREWENMLESSDHAKLARLETFYRSMLADIKDKLMKKRIKEIIKECLDERR from the exons ATGGACGTCGGAAAACATCAAGATTTCGGCACCTTGCCGGATAAAATAATCCAATTAGCTGCCGGAGAATCTCACACTCTCGCGCTTACAG GTGATGGGAGTGTGTATTCTTGGGGGAGAGGGATGTTTGGTAGGCTTGGCACTGGTAGTGAGGCTGATGAGCTTATCCCAACTCGAGTCAAATTTGAATTGGACGAGAACGGAGGAGAGATTGATCAGGTCAAGATTGTTGGAATTGCGGCCGGTTCGTATCATAGTTTAGCACTAGCAG ATGATGGATCAGTTTGGAGTTGGGGTTACAACAGTT ATGGCCAACTAGGCTATGAAGGAGAGAATTCTTCTCTCCCACATTTGGTAGAAGGGTTCCATGATCTGGAGTCACCTGATTCAGTAACAGATGGGTCGAAAATGAAGACTAAACCAGCATTGAAG ATTTTATCCGTCAAAGCTGGAGGAATGATGTCACTTGCTATTGACAGTCTCGGGGCTTTGTGGATGTGGGGCAATTACCCGCAGAACATATTAGGTGGTGAGGCAGAACTCTTACATTCCAGCAGTTCCACCCCTGTACCTGTCCGAGATTTTCGCGGCCACACTGTTGTTAAGGCTGCATGTGGAAATGAGCATGTTGTGGCCCTAGTCAGTGCCTGTGAAACACCCAGTGGTGGTGATCTTATATGTTATTCTTGGGGCGTCAACCGTCAAGGCCAGTTGGGCTTGGGAGATAAAGAGAACAGGTTGAGTCCAGAAATAATTAATACCTTTAACATTGAATCACCCTGGGCAGTTTATGATGTAGCATGTGGGGGGTCTCACACAGCTgttcttgcttataaaaagagcTCAAGTGACAAATCAGAAAGTTTGTGCTTGACGTTTGGCCTTGGGGATAATGGGCAACTGGGCCAAGGAACCACCCAAAGTGCTTTATTTCCTAAACCTGTAAAAGACTTGCCAAACAATGTTTTCCTGATTTCTGTTGACTGTGGCTTATTTCACACCAGTGTGGTTTCATCTGCTGGGGATGTCTGGTCATGGGGAATGGAGAAAGGCTATGGCTTATGCCCCGATGCCACTTTTACCAGCACAGATGCGGGGGATGCTCTTTATCCCCGATTAATTTCATGTACTGAGCTATACGGGCCAAGATTTCCTGAACCCGTTCAAATTGTGTGCGGAGCTGCTCATACTATTCTTGCTGCTGCTGGTGGATATAAACTTTGGTCATGGGGAAGAGGACAGAGTGGCCTTCTTGGAAATGGTAACACAATTAATTGTATGGATCCGAGTACTGTATTGTGGCCACCAGTGGGAAACCATGATAAGGAAGAGATACCAGCCAACGGCGGTGGAGATAAACAGAGCATACTAAAAGATCAAGTTGACACCGAGGATAAAAGACGACTATCTGCAGCACTGGAGGAGATGAAACTCCTTCAAATGAAACTCTCTACAATGGAAAAGTATACAAGCATACTGCATGGTTCAGTTTTTGGAAAACCGTTTCGGGAACAAGATATTCCCATTACATTGCAGAACACAGGTACTTTTGATATTGCAAGAGAATGGGAGAACATGCTGGAGTCATCAGATCATGCAAAACTAGCTCGTTTGGAGACTTTCTACAGAAGCATGCTTGCAGACATCAAAGACAAGCTGATGAAGAAAAGAATAAAGGAAATAATCAAGGAGTGTCTAGATGAAAGAAGATAA